The DNA window aatTCACTAATCCCACCTCTAGATATttaccaaaagaactgaaattagtatctcaaagagatattaggACTcccttgttcattgcagcattattcatactagccaagatatgaaagcaatgtaaatgtccatcaacaaagaaatggataaacaaattttggtaaacacatacaatagaatattatagtcttaaaaaaagaaagaaattctgtaaTATGTGACAATATAGATGAACCCAGagaacactatgctaagtgaaataagctggtcACAGAAGGACAGTACTGCATGATTCTACTTTATAAGATATCTAAAAGAGTCAAGTTCATAGAATCAAGAGtggaatgatggttgccaggggctgaggttAGAGTGAAATGAGGAGTAGCTAATCAATACACATAAAGTTTGAGTTaagcaagatgagtaagttctagagatctgctgtagaACACTgtacctatagttaacaatactgtattgtatacttaaaaaccTACTAAGAGGATAAGTCTCatgctaagttttttttttttttaaagcaaaggctttttttttccctttaaacatttattttatttttgggctgtGCTGTgtgttagttgcagcacgcgggctctagttgaggcatgtgagctcagtagttgtggcccacgggcttagttgccccatggcatgtgagatcttagttccccgaccagggatcaaacctgcatccgctgcattggaaggcagattctttaccactggaccaccagcgaagtccctcatgctaagtattcttaccacaacagaatgaacattaaaaagatcattcatttattcactcacccattcattcatttagtactgctatgtaccaggcactctgcAATGTTCTAAGAATAAACTCTTGAACAAGGCAGACATGACTCCCTCCCTCATGGGAGTTGTAGGATAGTagataaaaaagacaaatgcaaTTATTTGCTCCAGTACCTACATAATTAGAAGTGTGTAAATGCAAAACATACTTCAGGATTCTTTGAAATTGTTCATCAGGAGAATATGACTTAGTCTACGGTGTCAGAGGAGGTTTCAAtagtgaaataaatttaaaccTGAGACCATAAAGGTGACTAGAAGTTAGTCTTCCATTAGAAGGGGTTGTTGAGTGATGAATACAATTATAAAATGGTTTGTAGTTGGGTAAAGATAGAGATGTGGGAGTATCTAGTTATCTTTAGGTCAtaacacagtgcctgatacatagaaagactttttaaaaattgtttaacaCTAATTTAACAAACATCTATTTACTGCCATCTATATTCCCAatatttcaccatttaaaaaggGATACAAAATAATTTGTCATGGACACTACATCTTCACTCCAGGGAAAGAGCACGATCTTCAACTATAATGGGTATTAATTAAATGGTGTGAACAAAATGttaggaggagggcaggggtgaAGGGAATTTAATTCTCCCAGGTGTCATCTGGAATGTTTTTTGTATCACTCATCAGCCACAGTTGGGTTTCCTTAAAGCCTAAAGGAGCTGTGTCTTTCTAGGAGAGCTGGAACCTCGCAGCATGTCCATTTCATAACTTGTTGGAGTTGAGATCTTTGAGCTGTCAGAGTCTCATTATGTGGATTATCAGGCTTAACTTTGTTCTGAAGGTTATTGATCTATAGGCTCCTTCAAGCCCAGAATCAAAGGAGCCTGACCTTCAACGTAGAGAGTGTTCTGCTATGTGGCCATGGTCTAAGAACCCAGCCAGAATCAATTGTGGCCATGTATCTTGGACAACCTGCTAGTCAATGTGGCAGCTGTGTATGGCAGGGTGATAAGAAAAATGTTAGTGTGAGCTTCATGGTTCTATTAGAACGCATACATGTTGGTAGctcactggggagagggaagttcATGTATGTGAGAAATGTCTACAGCCAACAAGCCCGGTGTGTATCTCAAGTGTCCTAGTACAATTCTATAATACATATggaaattttatacaatttttaaaaatgtatgtcacTTAGAATGTTGATAATAATACTGCAATTCCATTAGATGCATATTTGTAAACTAAATTGTACTAGCGAACCCAAATCTAAACACACGTGATATGAAAACCTGGACCACTGACTATAGCCACATTTCAGAAATGCCACAAATTGTCACAACCATATTAGTCATGTTGATCTAATAATCAACTTCAAGGATAGTAAAATGTTATGTTTTACAATTTAATTAaaccaaaattttcatttttttccatttaactaaaaaaattaatggaaccTGAgggtatttagaaaatattttatttatacacttTTACATAATCATGTTTACATGTTATTTCTATCCCAGTAGATGTATACATGTAATTTCTCTATCCCAATAGATTCTCAATGAAGTTTTCCAAAACAAGTGAAGTAATTAATTTGTAATTACAAGTGAAATAGGTGATTTGGGCCTTATCCTAAATGACACCAACCTCACTGAAATGtgcctttgctgtacagcaacaATTCCTTGGAGACTATCACTAGTGTTGCAGTGGATGTATCACTAGTTCATACATGTTCACTTTTAAGGATACAGACATATTTGATTCTCTTCTATGCACCAGAAATTACAAGTTGATTATTTCAAGCAAACTATTAGTAATTGAGCATTTATTTGTTGTGTTAACAGTGCTGGGAGTTATCACCCACATCATGTAATTTAACCCAAGAATCACATGAGGTatgtattatctcctttttacaggtaaggaaacagaagagcaAACATTTCTTATAACTTGCCTATGATTTCATAGACAGCAAGAGGCAGAGCTAGAAACTGATCCTAGATCTGCATGGCTCCAAAGTCCATGGTATTCTGCATGTCACTTTGCCTTCCACGCTGGTACTCATATCcaactttgaaaacatttgtgTGTTTCATAcatctattttctttaaagatataaaattcaTTTCAGGTTTGGGTCTTTGTCTACTTAAAAAAGCCAGAACTTGATAATTCATATACATAATCCTAGTACCATTCATACTATAACATACCATTGTCATGACTCACATGTAACACTGAGTAGAATGTGTGTGGTTGCTgacagtatgtatgtatgttttcttaattcttaaGATACAGTTTcttgaaaaaacaaattattcatAAGAATATGTTGATCTTTAAATTAGAGGAGCCATGGGAATGACTGAAGGTAATTAACACATTCTCACCTGCCCTTGATCGTGTGATCTATTTTGAAGTAAGGGAGCATTATTCTGAAATACTAATCTTTCTTTCAGTCTAATTTCCTAGCTTTCCTTGCCGGCTACCTCTATTCCTACCTTCGTAACTaccccttcctcccatcctcatCATGTGCCCCTACTCCTTATTTCTATATAGTTGCTTAATAGAAACCAAAACTTAACTAACCCAAGTCCCAAAATATTTCAGTTCActttgcatttaatcctcacccaTAAAAATATCCAGACTCTTCTTATTGTTTCATACAATCCCATAAGTATGAAAAGGTATGGTATAGAAGATAAGTCCTGGAAGATTTTGCAAAATATCCAAGATGTTTATctcataaaaacagtaaaaattctATTTCCCTTCCATCTTGAACATGAACACCTTCCTGCCCTTGCTATCAAATATTATAACTAAGGATGTGATATTTTTTATTCCAGGAAAAAGATCAAGTAAGAAAGCGATGTCGAAGTCAGCATCGTATTTTTTGGCCCAATCAGTTGGATAAATGGAGATAGCATTTACTAAGGCAGAGATTGCTAAATAGAGGCACATTTGGGATGGGGCTGGAAAATCAAGAGCTGgtctttctttgaaaatttagGTTATTTACAGTTCATGTTATTACAATCGATACTGCTGtaaacattcttttacatatcGCCCATGCACATGGGTAAGATTTACCCCATGGTATACAAATAGGAGTAAAATAGCTGAGTCCTAAGGTAATCAAGtcttcagttttaatattttcatggaaattgaaaagaaaatttatatgcACAAGTATTCTATAAGTGAGgcaaatttaccatttaaaatatttataaggttATATTTAGGTTATGCTTAGGTATATAAATGCGGGGTCATTTCAGTCAATTTAGTCTCCTCTGGTTCTGATGTCAGTAGGCACTGTTAAATGAATAGGTGGAGACTGCAAACCATACAACAGTGACCGAGTTCATTattttgggattaacagataatcCCACACTATGTGCCatcttctttgagatttttctagtttatATAGTTACCGTAGTGGGAAATATCAGCACAATCACCTTAATCCGAAGTAGCCCACAGCTTCCCATGCCTATGTACCTTTTCCTCAGCCATTTGGCCTTTGTAGACATTGGGTATTCCACATCAGTCACACCAATCATGCTGATGAGTTTCTTAAGAGAGAGAACTGCCATCCCAGTCACTGGCTGTATAGCTCAGCTTGGCTCTGATGTCACCTTTGGGGCTACAGAGTGCTTCCTGCTGGCCACCATTGCCTACAATCACTATGGGTCCATCTGCTCTCCCTTGCTCTACTCCATCCACATGTCCCCAGTGGTCTGCTTCTTCCTGTTGGAGGCCTCCTACTTGGGTGGATGCATAAATGCTTCTTCATTTACAGGCTGTTTGATGAATCTCTCCTTCTGAGAACCAAATAAAATGAACCATTTTTTCTGTGACCTCTTCCCACTCTTGAAGCTTTCTTGCAGCCATGTTTCTATTGCTGAAATATCTCCTGCCATCTCTTCTGCATCAGTCCTCATAAGCACGCTATTTACCATAATCGTGTCGTACAGCTACATCCTCCACTCAATCCTGAAGATGCACTCTACTGAGGGGAGGAAGAAGGCCTTCTCTACCTGCATTTCCCACCTCACTGCAGTCACTTTGTTTTACAGgacagttttgtttgtttacgTAATGCCCAAATCGAGCTATTCAGCTGATCAGGTCAAAGTGGCATCTGTAATCTACATAGTGGTGGTCCCCATGCTGAACCCCCTCATCTGCAGTCTGAGGAAGAAGGAGGTGAAAGAGGCTATGAGAAAACTAATGGCTAGAGCACATTGGTTTTCCTGAATTAAATCAgatataaatctataaataacaAACCATTAATTTGGGGAACATTTTTGATggatattttaatgatatttatcaTTAACTTTATCACTTTTATAGTGATAAGCTCCTGTAAATATAAAACTCCAATGTTTACTTCTATTTATAAAGTTAAGTGTATCATTAACATGGATGTCTGCTTGGttcaaattaaatatagaattttcAAGTTAAGAAtacctttggaaaataatttctacTTAAAATTCCATTTACCAATGATAGAGTCCTATTTAAATGGAGACAGATCTCAACCAAAGATCAAATTTACTTGAATACCATCTTGTAAAATAACATTCAGGAAAGAAACTTCTGCCCAACAATGTATAATAGGTGACAATATTGACAGGTCAGCAGTTAAGGGTACTTCCTTTAAAGGTACTGCCCTCCCTTGGTCAATGGATATTTCAACTTTTGGAAACATAGATGTTAGTGTCTCagaaaagcttttatttatttttactttatttaagcCAAAGCAAAGATTATGATTCCTCTGTTTGACAATTAAAAGATCCAACCCAGATAACACAGAAGAAACTGTATAAATTTCAGCCGACTCCTCTCATAGGTGGTCTTACCAGATGAATACTAGAGTAGGATTTTGGACGCTGACATTTCtttggagtgggaggctgggatgTTGGGACTTTCTTTTAACAACAGTCGTTAGGTAGGAaatatgaaattttgttttaggCAAAGAATATCCACCACACATTTTGTACTGTTTCTCAAGGAGTTGTCCACTGTCACTACTTCTTCCACTGCCCTTTTTGAAGGTGCTTATGATCCAGTTTGGTTATAGCAATTGTCTCTAAATTGATTCCCTTCCTCCTGTACTCCTATCACAATGCTTATGATTAATATTTTAGctagtatattttatttctagcatATTAATAATGTCAGACAAATTCTGAGACAGTTTGGAGGGATCACTTTACAAGCTGACTTCCTATTCCTGGGCTCTTCACTGACCAGATCAAGGAAACTTTCTGCTTGGAAGCCTCTTTGTGGGATTTCTCTGGTCCTGCTTCCCCACTCATACTTCTTTCATCAATTACAGGCCTATAACCCCACCAGTGCAATAATTCTGGGGCAACAGCCAGCACAGACACTGTCCCCTGCAAAGAGAAGGAACTCAAGGTATGACTTCAGTCTTGGAAAGGGCCACCTTAGAGTTGTGGTGGGTGCTCTGCACTCTGGTGGTTGACGTTTTTTATTGACTGTTTCTGGCAGTCTTCCTCTTTACATTTCCCACTATTTCTTGCTTTTCACCAGAGTTCATCCttagccctctgcctttctctccatCCCCCATGGTCTTCTTGGGTGAGCTCATCCCATGAGCTCAGGTGCCACCTGTGTGGTGACAGTATCCCTACCTCCAAACACAACCTTCCTTGGAGGACAGATGAACTTCTTCAC is part of the Balaenoptera musculus isolate JJ_BM4_2016_0621 chromosome 8, mBalMus1.pri.v3, whole genome shotgun sequence genome and encodes:
- the LOC118899535 gene encoding LOW QUALITY PROTEIN: olfactory receptor 481-like (The sequence of the model RefSeq protein was modified relative to this genomic sequence to represent the inferred CDS: substituted 1 base at 1 genomic stop codon): MHMGKIYPMVETANHTTVTEFIILGLTDNPTLCAIFFEIFLVYIVTVVGNISTITLIRSSPQLPMPMYLFLSHLAFVDIGYSTSVTPIMLMSFLRERTAIPVTGCIAQLGSDVTFGATECFLLATIAYNHYGSICSPLLYSIHMSPVVCFFLLEASYLGGCINASSFTGCLMNLSFXEPNKMNHFFCDLFPLLKLSCSHVSIAEISPAISSASVLISTLFTIIVSYSYILHSILKMHSTEGRKKAFSTCISHLTAVTLFYRTVLFVYVMPKSSYSADQVKVASVIYIVVVPMLNPLICSLRKKEVKEAMRKLMARAHWFS